The Gemmatimonadota bacterium genome has a segment encoding these proteins:
- a CDS encoding ABC transporter permease codes for MTQRPRIVDLGPRHTDAAAEMREELALHVDARAERLIAQGWDPAAARAEALRRLGGPRADLEASAAQKVRRLAWREWATDLVDDTRYAWRGLVRQPLFAAVAILTIGIGIGANTAIYTAVDAILWRSLPFPEPGRLMDIIQTSPDAGQSQWSWPKFTVFRDNQQAFASVALHANGPAILGGGEPERIEIEEVSATYLSTLRVPVAMGRDFPATIDAAPGAPRLAMLSEALWQRRFNADPNIVGSTVTLDNAPWEVVGVLPAGFRGLSGRADVLLNVSARTADDLQQEWSLEFGMIGRLRDGVPPSGGTSEAERLGPRIYEAYPMREGMVSTSANPRQWGATARALDAIRAPELLQRSLLVLFGAVALVLLIACVNLANLLLARALARRQEMAVRLAIGARRGRIIRLLMAESLVIAILGGTVGLGFAWLGSRALAAANPQETLAVQGLQGGIGAIGFESVRLDGRALVFAAAITLLVTLLFGLVPAWRATRTNLTSDLRDGGAGSGASRRAGVGRRLLVITEVALAVILLAGSGLMIRSLGKLLAVDPGFDAANVLTLRLSLPPGTFAPDSMPGFYDEVQQAIAAVPGVERVALADCPPLNNGCNGTVMTFPDRPQQAAGNAMVGVHWVSPEWYRTLRVPLIRGRGFTEADRLGGPKVVVINESAARTYFAGEDPIGRRVAVWQGGFHEGAEVIGIVGDVRFGTIDSTARPDTYISYGQARIPRMMVFARTVGDPRAVIGAVREALRRVAPMAPVYDVRTLEERVSRAGAQTRMSAVLLGAFALAALVLAVIGIYGVTSFAVTQRARELGIRMALGAGRSQVQQLVLFESARLAVIGLAVGTLGALALTRTLGALLYQVSTNDPLTFVVMGVVLLGTALLAGWLPARRASRIHPAGVLRH; via the coding sequence ATGACCCAGCGTCCACGGATCGTCGACCTCGGGCCGCGCCACACGGATGCGGCGGCGGAGATGCGCGAGGAGCTGGCCCTTCATGTCGACGCAAGGGCCGAGCGGCTCATCGCTCAGGGGTGGGATCCAGCTGCGGCTCGCGCCGAGGCGTTGCGCCGACTCGGAGGACCGCGTGCCGACCTGGAGGCGTCTGCCGCGCAAAAGGTGCGGCGGCTCGCCTGGCGCGAGTGGGCGACGGACCTCGTGGACGATACCCGGTACGCCTGGCGCGGGCTCGTCCGGCAGCCGCTCTTTGCTGCCGTCGCAATCCTGACCATCGGTATCGGCATCGGGGCCAACACCGCCATCTATACCGCGGTGGATGCCATCCTTTGGCGGTCGCTGCCGTTCCCGGAGCCCGGGCGCCTGATGGACATCATCCAGACTTCCCCGGACGCCGGACAGTCCCAGTGGTCGTGGCCCAAGTTCACGGTCTTCCGCGACAACCAGCAGGCCTTTGCCTCGGTCGCGCTGCATGCGAATGGACCGGCCATTTTGGGGGGCGGCGAGCCGGAACGCATCGAGATCGAAGAGGTGTCTGCCACCTACCTGTCGACCCTTCGCGTCCCGGTCGCCATGGGTCGCGACTTCCCCGCGACGATCGACGCCGCCCCGGGGGCGCCGCGCTTGGCGATGCTCAGTGAGGCGCTGTGGCAGCGACGCTTCAACGCGGATCCCAACATCGTCGGCTCCACGGTCACCCTGGACAATGCGCCCTGGGAGGTGGTCGGGGTCCTTCCGGCTGGTTTTCGTGGTTTGTCTGGCCGGGCAGATGTCCTCCTGAACGTCTCGGCGCGTACTGCGGATGACCTGCAGCAGGAGTGGTCGCTGGAGTTCGGGATGATCGGGCGGCTCCGGGATGGCGTCCCACCATCGGGCGGCACCTCGGAAGCCGAGCGCCTGGGGCCGCGCATCTATGAGGCGTATCCGATGCGGGAGGGGATGGTGAGCACCAGTGCGAACCCCCGGCAGTGGGGAGCGACGGCGCGCGCGCTCGACGCGATCCGCGCGCCGGAGTTGCTGCAGCGTTCCCTGCTGGTGTTGTTTGGGGCGGTGGCCCTTGTGCTGCTGATTGCGTGCGTGAACCTCGCCAACCTGCTGTTGGCTCGCGCGCTGGCTCGTCGGCAGGAGATGGCAGTTCGCCTCGCGATCGGCGCCCGGCGCGGACGGATCATCCGCCTCCTCATGGCGGAGAGTCTCGTGATTGCGATCCTCGGGGGGACCGTGGGGTTGGGGTTCGCCTGGCTCGGTTCACGCGCGCTCGCCGCGGCCAACCCTCAGGAGACGCTCGCCGTGCAGGGGCTGCAGGGTGGGATCGGCGCGATCGGCTTCGAGAGCGTTCGGCTGGATGGGCGCGCCCTCGTCTTCGCTGCGGCCATCACGCTGCTGGTCACCCTGCTTTTCGGCCTGGTACCGGCGTGGCGCGCCACGCGGACGAACCTCACGAGCGACTTGCGGGATGGCGGCGCAGGGAGCGGTGCCAGTCGGCGCGCCGGCGTCGGTCGGCGGTTGCTGGTGATCACCGAAGTCGCGTTGGCCGTGATCCTCCTCGCGGGGTCTGGCCTGATGATTCGGAGCCTGGGAAAGCTCCTGGCCGTCGATCCCGGATTCGACGCGGCGAACGTGCTCACCCTGCGGCTCTCCTTGCCTCCAGGGACCTTTGCGCCGGACTCCATGCCTGGCTTCTACGACGAAGTGCAGCAGGCGATTGCCGCAGTCCCTGGCGTCGAGCGGGTGGCGTTGGCCGACTGCCCGCCGTTGAACAACGGGTGTAACGGCACCGTCATGACCTTCCCTGACCGCCCGCAGCAAGCAGCCGGCAATGCCATGGTTGGGGTGCACTGGGTCTCGCCGGAGTGGTACCGCACGCTGCGCGTCCCGCTCATCCGCGGGCGCGGGTTCACGGAGGCTGATCGTCTTGGGGGGCCGAAGGTGGTGGTGATCAATGAATCGGCGGCCCGGACGTACTTCGCCGGCGAGGATCCGATCGGACGTCGCGTCGCGGTCTGGCAGGGCGGGTTCCACGAGGGGGCGGAGGTGATCGGCATCGTGGGGGATGTGCGATTCGGCACGATCGACTCCACGGCCCGCCCGGATACCTACATCTCCTATGGCCAGGCGCGGATCCCGCGGATGATGGTCTTTGCGCGCACCGTGGGCGATCCGCGCGCCGTGATTGGCGCGGTGCGCGAGGCGCTGCGCCGCGTCGCCCCGATGGCGCCGGTGTACGACGTCAGGACGCTGGAGGAACGGGTGTCGAGGGCAGGCGCGCAAACGCGCATGAGTGCCGTCCTGCTCGGTGCCTTCGCCCTGGCCGCGCTGGTGCTGGCCGTGATCGGCATCTACGGCGTGACCTCGTTTGCCGTCACGCAACGCGCTCGCGAACTGGGGATCCGGATGGCGTTAGGCGCCGGTCGTTCCCAGGTCCAGCAGTTGGTCCTCTTCGAATCCGCGCGCCTCGCCGTCATCGGGCTCGCGGTGGGGACGCTCGGGGCACTCGCTCTCACCCGAACCCTGGGCGCACTGTTGTACCAGGTGTCGACGAACGATCCGCTCACCTTCGTCGTCATGGGTGTCGTGCTGTTGGGAACGGCGCTGCTGGCAGGTTGGCTCCCCGCGCGCCGCGCCTCGCGCATCCACCCGGCGGGGGTGCTACGCCACTGA
- a CDS encoding PadR family transcriptional regulator, producing MPDAPPLLKGTLDVLVLKALAWDAMHGFEITTWLEERSSGLVAADEGALYHALHRLEERGFIASEWRLTQNNRRARYYKLLPAGRAHLKTEGANLERYARALTAILTARSA from the coding sequence ATGCCCGACGCCCCACCGCTCCTCAAGGGCACCCTCGACGTGCTCGTCCTCAAGGCCCTCGCCTGGGACGCCATGCACGGGTTCGAGATCACGACCTGGCTCGAGGAACGATCGAGCGGACTCGTCGCCGCAGACGAGGGCGCCCTCTACCACGCGCTGCACCGCCTGGAGGAGCGCGGCTTCATCGCCTCCGAGTGGCGGCTGACGCAGAACAACCGGCGCGCGCGCTACTACAAGCTCCTCCCGGCTGGGCGCGCACACCTCAAGACCGAGGGGGCGAACCTCGAGCGTTATGCCCGCGCCCTCACGGCGATCCTCACCGCGAGGTCCGCATGA
- a CDS encoding YciI family protein, translated as MRYACLIYDNETEMNAAMQKEGDKIMGEYFAFTQDVQKTGHYHAGEALQPVATATTLRIRNGKLQTTDGPFAETKEQLGGLYLIDAKDLNEAIQIASRIPSCRYGSVEVRPVIDFSQGGTM; from the coding sequence ATGCGCTACGCCTGCCTGATCTACGACAACGAGACCGAGATGAACGCCGCCATGCAAAAGGAAGGCGACAAGATCATGGGCGAGTACTTCGCCTTCACCCAGGACGTCCAGAAGACCGGGCACTATCACGCGGGTGAGGCGCTGCAGCCCGTGGCCACGGCTACGACCCTGCGGATTCGCAACGGCAAGTTGCAGACGACCGATGGGCCGTTCGCCGAGACCAAGGAGCAGCTGGGCGGGCTGTACCTGATCGATGCCAAGGACCTGAACGAGGCCATCCAGATCGCGTCACGGATTCCCAGCTGCCGGTATGGCTCTGTGGAGGTCCGGCCGGTCATCGACTTCTCGCAGGGTGGCACCATGTGA
- a CDS encoding RNA polymerase sigma factor, which yields MAAALDRVYREDSRRILATLIRLLRDFDLAEEALHDAFLAAAEQWPADGAPGNPVAWLVSTGRFRALDRVRRRAVYDQKLGLLAAELERVAEPVSDSDGTWPDDRLRLIFTCCHPALAPEARVALTLRTVCGLNTEEIARAFLVPAPTLAQRIVRAKAKIRDAGIPYVVPEPHEIHDRLEGVLQVVYLVFNEGYSPAAGASVTRADLAREAIRLGRLLVELTGDIEARGLLALMLLQDARRAARADSAGALVLLEDQDRTRWGQDQLAEGLGLVSRLLGEGEVGPYGIQAAIAAVHARARRVSDTDWPEVVRWYELLMTSSPTPVVALNHAVAVAMARGPAEGLQLVEAIIARGELRGYVHLHSARAELLHRVGRDADAWLAFQEAHRLATNDAERAHLGRRMAVLRPG from the coding sequence ATCGCTGCGGCACTTGACCGAGTCTATCGCGAGGATTCCCGACGCATCCTCGCGACGCTCATTCGGCTCCTCCGCGACTTCGACCTCGCGGAGGAGGCGCTGCACGACGCCTTTCTCGCGGCCGCCGAGCAGTGGCCGGCGGACGGTGCGCCCGGCAACCCGGTGGCGTGGCTGGTCTCAACCGGGCGGTTCCGCGCGCTGGACCGAGTGCGACGGCGCGCCGTGTATGACCAGAAGTTGGGGCTGCTCGCGGCGGAGCTGGAACGCGTCGCCGAGCCTGTGAGCGACAGCGATGGCACGTGGCCCGATGACCGGTTGCGATTGATCTTCACCTGCTGCCACCCCGCGCTGGCCCCAGAGGCGCGCGTGGCGCTGACGCTGCGGACGGTTTGTGGCCTGAATACCGAGGAAATCGCGCGGGCCTTCCTCGTGCCGGCCCCAACCCTCGCCCAGCGGATCGTTCGCGCCAAGGCCAAGATCCGGGACGCGGGAATCCCCTATGTCGTACCCGAGCCGCATGAAATCCACGACCGGCTGGAGGGCGTGCTCCAGGTCGTGTACCTCGTCTTCAATGAAGGGTATTCGCCGGCCGCCGGCGCCTCGGTCACCCGCGCGGACCTTGCGCGCGAGGCCATCCGTCTGGGGCGCCTGCTGGTCGAGCTTACCGGCGACATCGAGGCGCGTGGATTGCTGGCCCTGATGTTGTTGCAGGACGCACGGCGTGCTGCACGCGCGGATTCCGCCGGGGCGCTGGTCTTGCTGGAGGACCAGGATCGAACTCGGTGGGGCCAGGATCAGCTGGCCGAGGGCCTGGGGCTGGTGAGCCGCTTGTTAGGCGAGGGCGAGGTAGGGCCGTATGGCATCCAGGCCGCGATTGCCGCGGTGCACGCCCGGGCGCGGCGCGTGAGCGACACGGACTGGCCCGAGGTCGTTCGGTGGTACGAACTGTTGATGACGTCATCGCCCACGCCGGTCGTGGCGCTGAACCATGCAGTGGCGGTGGCCATGGCGCGGGGGCCGGCGGAGGGTCTTCAGCTGGTCGAGGCGATCATCGCGCGCGGGGAGTTGCGTGGTTATGTGCACCTGCACTCGGCGCGCGCGGAACTGCTGCACCGTGTCGGGCGTGATGCGGACGCGTGGCTCGCGTTCCAGGAGGCGCACCGCCTCGCGACCAATGACGCCGAGCGCGCGCACCTCGGCCGCCGGATGGCCGTCCTGCGGCCGGGTTAG